TTGATTGGTAGTCCTGGATACCCTACTGTTTGAATCTGGGCGATTTTATTTTTTTCTACTACGATATCTACAGGACCAATCGGTGGTGCTCCTGTTCCATCTATAAGTGTAACTCCTCTCAAAATTAGTCGATCATATTGACCATCTCCTTCATTTCGAGCGGGAGCGGGCTCAATTTGTGCTTGAACACAAAAGGTAACCAGGCTACAAAATGTAGCCATTAGGAATAAAGATTTTTTCATGGTTGGCGGTTTAATATATAATGACAATTAAGATAGGTCAAAATAGGTGAACTTAAAATCAGATTATGATGAACAGCGAAAACAAAAAAAAAGCCCTTTGGAAATCCAAAGGGCTAAATTCTATTAATATCGATTTTACAAATCCTTAAACTTCTCCATAATGTCTTCAGATATTCCAGTGAAAGAATACCCTCCGTCATGGAAGAGGTTTTGCATGGTAACCATTCTAGTCAAATCTGAGAACATAGTCACGATATAGTCTGCACAACTTTCAGCGGATGCATTTCCCAGTGGAGAAAGCGAATCGGCAAAATTGTAGAATGAATCAAATCCTCCAATTCCAGTTCCTGCGGTAGTTTTTGTTGGGGATTGTGAAATCGTGTTGACACGTACATTCTTTAGCTTACCATATCGATAGCCATAACCTCTGGCAATACTTTCAAGCAATGACTTTGCATCAGCCATATCAGTATAAAAAGGGAATACTCTCTGTGCTGCAATATAAGATAGCCCTACGATGGATCCCCACTCTTTCATGACGTCCATTTTCTCAGCTACCTGCATCATTTTATGAAATGAAATAGCTGACACATCGTAAGACTTCATCGCCCAATCATAATTCAAATCACCATAGGAGCGACCTTTTCGAATGTTTGGAGACATCCCGATGGAATGCAAAATAAAATCAAAATCTCCACCCAAATACTCTTTGGCTTCGGTATAGAGCTTTTCAATATCTTCTAAACTAGTCGCATCAGCAGGGATAACGATGGTATCACACTCTTTTGCAAGATCGTTGATAGCTCCCATTCTCATAGCAATAGGGGCATTTGTCAATACAAATCGAGCACCTTGTTCCTTAGCTTTCAATGCGGTTTTCCATGCAATGGAATTCTCGTCAAGGGCACCAGTGATGATACCTAGTTTTCCTTTCAGCAAATTTTCTGGCATATACAATTATGTTGATTTCAAAAATAAAGGTAAAAATAGAGAAAATTTGCCATTCAGTCCCTACAATTCCCTCTTGACTCTGACTTATCGCTTCAGCAACTCTTTAGCACTTTCCAAAGCAGAATTACTTGGACTTGCTCCTCCGATCATTTTTGCGAGCTCCAATATCCTCTCCTCTTCATTTAGTTCTTTGATCTTACTGATTGTCTTTTTAGAGGAATTATCCTTGTAAACAAAATAATGCAAATCTCCTTGGCCAGCGACCTGTGGCAAATGGGTAATACAAATCACCTGATGCTGTTCTGAAATTTTCTTCATCATCCGAACCATCTGCAATGCAACTTCCCCAGAGATCCCTGAATCTATCTCATCAAA
Above is a window of Algoriphagus machipongonensis DNA encoding:
- a CDS encoding enoyl-ACP reductase FabI, whose product is MPENLLKGKLGIITGALDENSIAWKTALKAKEQGARFVLTNAPIAMRMGAINDLAKECDTIVIPADATSLEDIEKLYTEAKEYLGGDFDFILHSIGMSPNIRKGRSYGDLNYDWAMKSYDVSAISFHKMMQVAEKMDVMKEWGSIVGLSYIAAQRVFPFYTDMADAKSLLESIARGYGYRYGKLKNVRVNTISQSPTKTTAGTGIGGFDSFYNFADSLSPLGNASAESCADYIVTMFSDLTRMVTMQNLFHDGGYSFTGISEDIMEKFKDL